One Agrobacterium vaccinii DNA window includes the following coding sequences:
- a CDS encoding tetratricopeptide repeat protein codes for MRRKSAFRLLCGAAFIAALSLGAGQQAAFAETKPAEKAPDAVTFNPDKVNTFSGAFLAARTADVDQDFATAITLYKKALEFDTANVEIRQRLMIAQLLSGDFEAGAKIADSLKDDSSVERVTTIVRALAAIKHKEFSSAEKILKYTGPNDLDRMVNTLLTAWSRAGSGKGKEALALVNGMKGPGWISIFQKYHAGAIALVTGNTEAARKNLNDAVADREGGATATDTYMRAVMALARLEAKAGNKQKALDTISVGDNFAPNYAPLKALRQSIEKGEKPDQQVQTAIEGAASVMFSIAGALNREGAEEIVTLYLQTSRALDPQSADTLILLGGLAEAQKQPERAIAFYREVPDDSPMHRISELQLGLTLAQTDKVDEARQHLRSLLESDPTDLRSYLAYGSVLSDAKDYAAMAANYDKAVEVIGAVPKKTDWTIFFQRAIAYERLKQWDKAEPDFKRALELNPEQPQVLNYLGYSWVDKNLNLDQAMDMIRRAVELRPNDGYIVDSLGWAHFRLGAFDEAVTELERAIELRAGDPTINDHLGDAYWRVGRKIEAVYQWNRALIGDSDDVDKAKVKEKIANGLPPLEKDAQNTARKDQTPPEPPVAPAPAPDKKS; via the coding sequence ATGCGGCGCAAATCAGCATTTCGTCTTCTCTGCGGTGCGGCTTTCATTGCCGCCCTTTCCCTCGGCGCTGGCCAGCAGGCCGCATTTGCCGAGACGAAACCGGCAGAAAAAGCACCTGATGCCGTCACTTTTAATCCCGATAAGGTCAACACCTTCTCCGGCGCGTTTCTGGCCGCACGCACGGCAGATGTCGATCAGGATTTTGCGACAGCCATTACGCTCTACAAAAAGGCGCTGGAATTCGATACCGCCAACGTGGAAATTCGCCAGCGCCTGATGATTGCACAGCTGCTGAGCGGTGATTTCGAGGCAGGCGCCAAGATTGCCGATAGCCTCAAGGACGATTCGTCTGTGGAGCGCGTCACCACCATCGTGCGGGCACTGGCGGCCATCAAGCACAAGGAATTTTCTAGCGCGGAAAAAATCCTGAAATATACCGGCCCCAACGATCTGGACCGCATGGTCAACACGCTGCTGACCGCCTGGTCGCGCGCCGGTTCCGGCAAGGGCAAGGAAGCCCTGGCACTGGTCAACGGCATGAAGGGCCCGGGCTGGATTTCCATTTTCCAGAAATATCATGCGGGCGCGATTGCGCTGGTGACCGGCAACACGGAAGCGGCCCGCAAGAACCTGAACGACGCCGTGGCCGACCGTGAAGGCGGCGCAACCGCAACCGATACCTACATGCGCGCGGTGATGGCGCTGGCCCGGCTGGAGGCCAAGGCTGGCAACAAGCAGAAGGCGCTGGACACGATTTCCGTCGGCGACAACTTCGCGCCGAACTATGCGCCGCTGAAGGCGCTGCGCCAGAGCATCGAAAAGGGTGAAAAGCCAGATCAGCAGGTTCAGACCGCCATCGAGGGCGCCGCTTCGGTGATGTTCTCCATCGCCGGTGCGCTGAACCGCGAAGGTGCCGAAGAGATCGTTACGCTCTACCTTCAGACATCTCGGGCGCTCGATCCGCAAAGCGCAGATACGCTGATTTTGCTGGGTGGCCTCGCAGAAGCGCAGAAGCAGCCGGAACGCGCCATTGCGTTCTATCGCGAAGTGCCTGACGATTCGCCCATGCACCGCATTTCGGAGTTGCAGCTGGGCCTAACGCTGGCGCAGACGGACAAGGTTGACGAGGCGCGCCAGCACCTGCGCTCGCTGCTGGAATCCGACCCGACAGACCTGCGGTCGTATCTCGCCTATGGCTCGGTCCTGTCGGATGCCAAGGACTATGCGGCGATGGCGGCCAATTACGACAAGGCTGTCGAGGTTATCGGTGCCGTGCCGAAGAAGACCGACTGGACCATTTTCTTCCAGCGCGCCATTGCCTATGAGCGACTGAAGCAGTGGGACAAGGCGGAGCCGGATTTCAAGCGCGCACTGGAGCTGAACCCGGAACAGCCGCAGGTTCTGAATTATCTGGGCTATTCCTGGGTGGACAAGAACCTCAACCTCGATCAGGCAATGGACATGATCCGCCGCGCGGTGGAGCTTCGCCCGAATGACGGCTACATCGTCGATTCGCTCGGCTGGGCGCATTTCCGTCTCGGTGCTTTCGATGAGGCGGTCACGGAACTGGAACGCGCCATCGAACTGCGCGCCGGTGACCCGACCATCAACGACCATCTGGGCGATGCCTACTGGCGCGTCGGTCGCAAGATCGAAGCCGTGTA
- a CDS encoding DUF2007 domain-containing protein yields the protein MRELIRTNDAVVLSFAQSLMKDAGIHSLIADQGMSILEGSLGLLPRRFLVEEDRGDEARRILTDAGLADELREDKA from the coding sequence ATGCGTGAACTGATCCGTACAAACGACGCCGTTGTGCTCTCTTTTGCACAGAGCCTCATGAAGGATGCAGGCATTCACAGCCTCATCGCCGATCAGGGCATGAGCATTCTGGAAGGATCGCTCGGGCTGTTGCCACGCCGTTTTCTGGTGGAAGAGGATCGTGGCGATGAAGCGCGCCGCATTCTGACGGATGCCGGACTGGCCGACGAGCTGCGCGAAGACAAGGCCTGA
- a CDS encoding polyprenyl synthetase family protein: MGVVIPLEESKNKLASVTPLVDLTRPDMERVNQLILSKAGSDVQMIPEVANHLISSGGKRLRPMLTLASAAMFDYKGDHHIKLATSVEFMHTATLLHDDVVDESDLRRGKSTARTIWGNQASVLVGDFLLGQAFRMMVDVGSLDALDVLSTAASVIAEGEVLQLSVAKNMETTEDDYLQVIRAKTAALFAAAAEVGPIVAKTDKATRSALKSYGMNLGLAFQLVDDVLDYGGKSADLGKNTGDDFREGKITLPVILSYRRGTVEEREFWKRAIEQGESTDANLETALGLIKKYNGLADTITRANHYGTIARDALAPLPKSPWKNALMEVIDFCIERVN, from the coding sequence TTGGGCGTCGTCATACCGCTTGAAGAAAGCAAAAACAAACTCGCATCCGTCACGCCGCTTGTCGACCTGACTCGCCCGGATATGGAAAGGGTTAACCAGCTTATTCTTTCCAAAGCCGGTTCCGATGTCCAGATGATACCCGAAGTGGCGAACCACCTGATCTCCTCCGGTGGAAAGCGCCTGCGTCCGATGCTGACGCTCGCATCCGCTGCCATGTTCGATTACAAGGGCGACCACCACATCAAGCTGGCAACCAGTGTGGAATTCATGCACACGGCAACGCTGCTGCATGACGACGTGGTGGACGAGAGCGATCTGCGCCGCGGCAAATCTACGGCACGCACCATCTGGGGCAACCAGGCGAGCGTTCTTGTGGGAGATTTTCTGCTGGGTCAGGCCTTCCGCATGATGGTGGATGTCGGTTCGCTGGATGCGCTGGATGTGCTGTCCACCGCGGCTTCCGTGATTGCCGAGGGCGAGGTTCTTCAGCTTTCCGTGGCCAAGAACATGGAAACCACCGAGGACGATTATCTCCAGGTCATTCGCGCTAAGACCGCTGCTCTTTTTGCTGCTGCCGCCGAAGTGGGCCCGATCGTTGCCAAGACCGACAAGGCGACCCGCAGCGCGCTGAAATCCTACGGCATGAACCTCGGCCTTGCCTTCCAGCTGGTGGATGACGTGCTGGATTACGGCGGCAAATCTGCCGATCTGGGCAAGAACACCGGCGATGATTTCCGCGAAGGCAAGATCACGCTGCCGGTCATTCTGTCCTATCGTCGTGGCACTGTGGAAGAGCGCGAATTCTGGAAACGCGCTATCGAGCAGGGCGAAAGCACGGATGCAAATCTGGAAACAGCGCTGGGCCTGATCAAGAAATACAATGGTCTGGCCGACACCATTACCCGCGCCAACCATTATGGCACCATTGCGCGCGATGCGCTGGCGCCGCTGCCGAAAAGCCCATGGAAGAACGCCCTGATGGAAGTCATCGATTTCTGCATCGAGCGTGTGAACTGA
- a CDS encoding GIY-YIG nuclease family protein, which yields MTKQSVEARVWEHNAGIYGYTSKPRPVELVFTETYDRIVDAIERERQIKGWSRRKKEALIAMAYETLPELSRRGPAVVKA from the coding sequence CTGACCAAGCAGTCCGTTGAAGCCCGCGTTTGGGAACACAACGCCGGTATTTATGGATATACCTCCAAACCACGCCCGGTCGAGCTGGTGTTTACTGAGACCTACGACCGCATTGTCGATGCCATCGAACGGGAGCGCCAGATTAAGGGCTGGTCGCGGCGCAAGAAGGAAGCGTTGATTGCGATGGCCTATGAGACGCTGCCGGAGCTGTCGCGCAGGGGACCTGCCGTGGTTAAGGCTTGA
- a CDS encoding tRNA1(Val) (adenine(37)-N6)-methyltransferase, with product MAATVSETVDAFHRGRFEIVQPKGRGHRAGMDAMLLASLVVDDTACRVADLGAGAGAAGMAVASRLEKADVTLFEFSPEMVVFAQRSLQLPANAAFAQRVLVQQADVTLRADARRDAGLLDNHFHHVIMNPPYNDAGDRKTPDALKATAHAMTDDLFEHWLRTAAAILIPGGQLSLIARPQSISDIITACGRRFGGLEITLVHPRAGEDAVRMLVTAIKGSRARLTFRAPLTMHEDGSHAFLPRVDDLSNGRVGYGRNDANTLGRRQSPSS from the coding sequence ATGGCGGCAACCGTTTCCGAAACAGTCGATGCGTTTCATCGCGGTCGCTTCGAGATCGTGCAACCCAAGGGCAGGGGCCACAGGGCAGGCATGGATGCCATGCTGCTGGCCTCTCTGGTGGTTGATGATACCGCGTGTCGCGTGGCCGATCTGGGCGCCGGGGCGGGGGCCGCAGGCATGGCGGTGGCATCGCGTCTGGAAAAAGCTGACGTCACGCTGTTCGAGTTTTCGCCTGAGATGGTGGTTTTTGCGCAGCGCAGTTTGCAACTCCCGGCTAATGCTGCCTTTGCGCAGCGCGTCCTTGTCCAACAAGCGGATGTCACCCTGCGCGCCGACGCTCGAAGGGACGCGGGGCTGCTCGACAACCATTTCCATCACGTCATCATGAACCCGCCCTATAACGACGCAGGCGACCGCAAAACCCCCGATGCGCTCAAAGCCACCGCCCACGCCATGACGGACGATCTCTTCGAACACTGGCTCAGAACCGCCGCCGCCATCCTGATCCCCGGCGGCCAACTCTCCCTCATCGCCCGCCCCCAATCCATCTCCGACATCATCACCGCCTGCGGCCGCCGCTTCGGCGGCCTCGAAATCACCCTCGTCCACCCGCGCGCAGGCGAAGACGCGGTACGCATGCTGGTGACCGCCATCAAAGGCTCCCGCGCAAGGCTCACATTCCGCGCGCCGCTGACGATGCATGAGGATGGAAGTCATGCGTTTTTGCCGAGGGTGGATGATTTGAGCAATGGGCGGGTGGGGTATGGGCGGAATGATGCAAATACGCTGGGCAGGAGGCAGTCACCCTCCTCCTGA